One segment of Streptomyces sp. XD-27 DNA contains the following:
- a CDS encoding alpha/beta hydrolase produces the protein MTKSKRNAALLAASTAVLGLTAPLTATASTVGPPHAPTSLDWAKCEGRGLDPRQECATVEVPMDYADPGGKKISIAVSRIPSEKPEARRGVLLLIPGGPGGSGLDAPSGKGQKLPQDVRDAYDLVGFDPRGLGRSTPVTCGLEHRDLAVSGLRPWPAPDGSITENFAAAQRTSDACARNGGELIRHISTANEARDIDRVRAALGERKLSAWATSYGTYVGAVYGQLFPHRTDRVVLDSNDNPDHTRVSRAWIAAHEAGVEDTFPDFAAWASKPGNPDRVAETAAEVRPLFLRLAARLDREPIPWPGANPAELNGNVLRHTLLNSLYAPGDYPELAKLILAARKGTVPPAPPAPPESVLQNSVAVGSATICNDIAWPTSPAAYEKDVAESRARYPLTAGMPRNAMLCAAWPYPPKEAPVRITDRGPSNVLLIQNERDPGSPLSGALKLREALGRRATMVTVDASGHDSYLANGNACGDRTVSRYLATGERPGRDIYCR, from the coding sequence ATGACGAAGTCCAAGCGAAACGCCGCTCTGCTCGCCGCCTCCACCGCCGTCCTCGGCCTCACCGCACCGCTCACCGCCACGGCGTCGACCGTCGGGCCTCCGCACGCGCCCACGTCCCTCGACTGGGCGAAGTGCGAGGGGCGCGGGCTCGACCCGCGGCAGGAGTGCGCGACCGTCGAGGTGCCGATGGACTACGCCGACCCCGGCGGCAAGAAGATCAGCATCGCCGTCTCCCGTATCCCCAGCGAGAAGCCGGAGGCGCGGCGCGGCGTGCTGCTCCTGATCCCGGGCGGACCCGGCGGGTCCGGTCTCGACGCCCCTTCCGGAAAGGGGCAGAAGCTGCCGCAGGACGTGCGGGACGCCTATGACCTGGTCGGTTTCGATCCCCGGGGGTTAGGCCGCTCCACCCCCGTCACCTGCGGCCTTGAGCACCGCGACCTCGCCGTATCGGGGCTGCGGCCCTGGCCCGCCCCCGACGGATCCATCACGGAGAACTTCGCCGCCGCGCAGCGGACGTCGGACGCCTGCGCGCGCAACGGCGGTGAGCTGATCCGCCACATCAGCACGGCCAACGAGGCCCGCGACATCGACCGCGTCCGGGCGGCGCTCGGCGAACGGAAGCTGTCCGCGTGGGCCACCTCGTACGGCACGTACGTCGGCGCCGTCTACGGCCAGCTCTTCCCGCACCGCACGGACCGCGTCGTGCTGGACAGCAATGACAACCCCGACCACACGCGCGTCTCCCGCGCCTGGATCGCCGCGCACGAGGCCGGCGTCGAGGACACCTTCCCCGACTTCGCCGCGTGGGCGTCGAAGCCCGGCAACCCGGACCGGGTGGCCGAGACGGCGGCCGAGGTACGCCCGCTGTTCCTGCGTCTCGCCGCGCGGCTGGACCGCGAGCCGATCCCCTGGCCCGGCGCCAACCCGGCGGAGCTGAACGGCAACGTGCTGCGCCATACGCTGCTCAACAGCCTCTACGCGCCCGGCGACTACCCCGAGCTGGCCAAGCTGATCCTGGCCGCCCGGAAGGGGACCGTGCCGCCCGCGCCCCCGGCGCCGCCCGAGTCGGTGCTGCAGAACTCCGTGGCGGTCGGCTCCGCGACCATCTGCAACGACATCGCGTGGCCGACGTCGCCCGCCGCGTACGAGAAGGACGTGGCCGAGAGCCGGGCCAGGTATCCGCTGACCGCCGGGATGCCGAGGAACGCGATGCTCTGCGCCGCCTGGCCGTACCCGCCGAAGGAGGCTCCCGTACGGATCACCGACCGCGGCCCGTCCAACGTCCTGCTCATACAGAACGAACGCGACCCGGGCAGCCCGCTGAGCGGCGCTCTGAAGCTGCGCGAGGCCCTGGGCCGGCGCGCGACCATGGTGACCGTGGACGCCAGTGGCCACGACTCCTACCTGGCCAACGGCAACGCGTGCGGCGACCGGACCGTCTCCCGCTATCTGGCGACGGGGGAACGGCCCGGCCGCGACATCTACTGCCGCTAG
- a CDS encoding thymidine phosphorylase translates to MDAISVIRAKRDGGRLTDGQIDWIIDAYTRGEVADEQMSALAMAIFLNGMDRAEIARWTAAMIASGERMDFSSLPRRTADKHSTGGVGDKITLPLAPLVAACGAAVPQLSGRGLGHTGGTLDKLESIRGWRALLSNDEMLNVLRDVGAVICAAGDGLAPADKKLYALRDVTGTVESIPLIASSIMSKKIAEGTGALVLDVKVGSGAFMKDIESARELATTMVGLGTDHGVRTVALLTDMSTPLGLTAGNALEVRESVEVLAGGGPADVVDLTVALAREMLAAAGVTGKDPADALADGSAMDHWRRMIAAQGGDPDAPLPVAREQHVITADATGVLTAMDAYAVGVAAWRLGAGRARKEDPVQAGAGIELHAKPGDTVTAGQPLLTLHTDTPEKYDYALAALDGAVEIAAPGTEFTPNPIVLDRIA, encoded by the coding sequence ATGGACGCCATCTCCGTCATCCGCGCCAAGCGCGACGGCGGCCGCCTCACCGACGGCCAGATCGACTGGATCATCGACGCCTACACACGCGGCGAGGTCGCGGACGAGCAGATGTCCGCGCTCGCGATGGCGATCTTCCTCAACGGCATGGACCGGGCGGAGATCGCCCGCTGGACCGCCGCGATGATCGCGAGCGGCGAGCGGATGGACTTCTCCTCCCTCCCCCGCCGGACCGCCGACAAACACTCCACCGGCGGCGTGGGCGACAAGATCACCCTCCCGCTGGCCCCGCTCGTCGCCGCCTGCGGCGCGGCCGTTCCCCAGCTCTCCGGCCGGGGCCTCGGCCACACCGGCGGCACCCTCGACAAGCTGGAGTCCATCCGAGGCTGGCGCGCGCTCCTCTCCAACGACGAGATGCTGAACGTCCTCCGGGACGTCGGCGCGGTCATCTGCGCGGCGGGCGACGGCCTCGCCCCGGCCGACAAGAAGCTGTACGCGCTGCGCGATGTCACCGGCACCGTCGAGTCCATCCCGCTGATCGCCTCCTCGATCATGTCCAAGAAGATCGCCGAGGGCACGGGCGCCCTGGTGCTGGACGTGAAGGTCGGCTCCGGCGCCTTCATGAAGGACATCGAGTCGGCCCGCGAGCTGGCGACGACGATGGTGGGCCTCGGCACCGACCACGGCGTCAGGACGGTCGCCCTGCTCACCGACATGTCCACCCCGCTCGGCCTCACCGCCGGCAACGCCCTCGAGGTCCGCGAGTCGGTCGAGGTGCTGGCGGGCGGCGGCCCGGCGGACGTCGTGGACCTGACCGTGGCCCTGGCCCGCGAGATGCTGGCCGCCGCGGGCGTGACGGGCAAGGACCCGGCCGACGCCCTCGCCGACGGCTCCGCGATGGACCACTGGCGCCGCATGATCGCCGCCCAGGGCGGCGACCCGGACGCCCCGCTGCCGGTCGCCCGCGAACAGCACGTGATCACGGCCGACGCGACGGGCGTCCTCACCGCGATGGACGCGTACGCGGTGGGCGTCGCCGCCTGGCGCCTGGGCGCGGGCCGGGCCCGCAAGGAGGACCCGGTGCAGGCGGGCGCGGGCATCGAACTGCACGCGAAGCCGGGCGACACGGTGACCGCAGGCCAGCCCCTGCTGACGCTGCACACCGACACCCCGGAGAAGTACGACTACGCCCTCGCGGCCCTGGACGGCGCCGTCGAGATCGCCGCCCCGGGCACGGAGTTCACCCCGAACCCGATCGTGCTGGACCGCATCGCCTGA
- a CDS encoding cytidine deaminase, protein MSTAPDWEALHAEARDAMSRAYAPYSGFPVGAAALVDDGRVVSGCNVENAAYGVALCAECGLISELFATGGGRLTAFVCVDRHGAVLMPCGRCRQLLWEHGGPELLVDTASGIRPLAELLPDAFGPNDLQR, encoded by the coding sequence ATGAGCACCGCCCCCGACTGGGAGGCGCTGCACGCGGAGGCCCGGGACGCGATGTCCCGGGCCTACGCCCCGTACTCCGGCTTCCCGGTGGGCGCCGCGGCCCTCGTCGACGACGGCCGCGTCGTCAGCGGCTGCAACGTGGAGAACGCGGCGTACGGGGTCGCGCTGTGCGCCGAATGCGGTCTGATCTCCGAGCTGTTCGCCACCGGCGGCGGCCGCCTCACCGCGTTCGTCTGCGTCGACCGGCACGGCGCCGTGCTGATGCCGTGCGGCCGCTGCCGCCAACTGCTGTGGGAGCACGGCGGCCCCGAGCTCCTGGTCGACACGGCCTCCGGCATCCGCCCGCTGGCCGAACTGCTGCCGGACGCTTTCGGCCCGAACGACCTCCAGCGTTAG
- a CDS encoding ABC transporter permease, whose protein sequence is MSATATTPKSATSVRPEAPRRLTFAKVLLLVAGALVLLSVVSALVSAKDQNAFYSITSSGQVAAALSMAVPIGLAGLGGLWAERAGVVNIGLEGMMILGTFFGAWAGYQTSPWVGVLAGVLGGAVGGLVHAIATVTFGVDHIISGVAINILALGATSYLAKRWFGPLEAEGGSPRQSPKVDDIQDFTVPGLSDWLADVEKHHWFFVSDVAGLLGGLVTDISALTLVAIALFVGTFFVLWKTSFGLRLRSCGENPTAAESLGVNVYLYKYAAVVTSGALAGLGGVFLAMVRSHIYNEGQTGGRGFIGLAAMLFGNWRPGGLAMGAGLFGYTDALQLRNGGPTVHALLLLAAIGLALFAAWKVYRKAMVAAAVNAGVAAVLVVWYAFTDTVPNELVSATPYLVTLLVMALAAQRLRMPKAIGRPYRKGQGK, encoded by the coding sequence ATGAGTGCCACGGCTACCACTCCCAAGTCCGCCACCTCGGTACGGCCCGAGGCGCCGCGCCGGCTGACGTTCGCCAAGGTGCTGCTGCTCGTCGCGGGCGCCCTGGTCCTGCTGTCGGTGGTGAGCGCACTGGTCTCGGCCAAGGACCAGAACGCGTTCTACAGCATCACCTCCTCCGGGCAGGTCGCCGCCGCTCTGTCCATGGCGGTCCCGATCGGACTCGCGGGCCTCGGCGGCCTGTGGGCCGAGCGGGCCGGCGTGGTCAACATCGGCCTCGAAGGCATGATGATCCTCGGCACCTTCTTCGGTGCCTGGGCGGGCTACCAGACCAGCCCCTGGGTCGGCGTCCTGGCGGGCGTCCTCGGCGGCGCGGTCGGCGGCCTGGTGCACGCCATCGCCACCGTCACCTTCGGCGTCGACCACATCATCTCCGGTGTCGCGATCAACATCCTGGCGCTCGGCGCCACCAGCTACCTGGCCAAGCGCTGGTTCGGGCCGCTGGAGGCGGAGGGCGGCAGCCCCAGGCAGTCGCCGAAGGTCGACGACATCCAGGACTTCACGGTGCCGGGCCTGTCCGACTGGCTCGCCGACGTCGAGAAGCACCACTGGTTCTTCGTCTCCGACGTCGCAGGTCTCCTCGGCGGCCTGGTCACCGACATCTCGGCCCTGACGCTCGTCGCCATCGCGCTCTTCGTCGGCACGTTCTTCGTCCTGTGGAAGACCTCGTTCGGCCTGCGGCTGCGGTCCTGCGGTGAGAACCCGACGGCCGCCGAGTCCCTCGGCGTCAACGTGTACCTGTACAAGTACGCGGCCGTGGTCACTTCCGGCGCGCTGGCCGGTCTCGGCGGCGTCTTCCTCGCCATGGTCCGCTCGCACATCTACAACGAGGGCCAGACCGGCGGCCGCGGCTTCATCGGCCTCGCCGCCATGCTCTTCGGCAACTGGCGCCCCGGCGGCCTGGCCATGGGCGCGGGCCTGTTCGGCTACACCGACGCGCTCCAGCTGCGCAACGGCGGCCCGACCGTCCACGCCCTGCTGCTCCTGGCCGCGATCGGCCTCGCGCTCTTCGCCGCCTGGAAGGTCTACCGCAAGGCCATGGTCGCGGCCGCGGTGAACGCCGGCGTCGCCGCGGTGCTGGTCGTCTGGTACGCGTTCACCGACACCGTGCCGAACGAGCTGGTCAGCGCCACCCCGTACCTGGTGACGCTGCTCGTCATGGCCCTGGCCGCGCAACGGCTGCGGATGCCCAAGGCGATCGGCAGGCCCTACCGCAAGGGACAGGGCAAGTGA
- a CDS encoding ABC transporter permease — MRRIDKERVVLAIAAPLLALVAAFLLTALVLAATGKEPFNAFSIMFEYGSKSDSQVYILNKGTGYFLAGLAVAVGFRMNLFNIGVDGQYRLAAFLAAVVGGALSLPGFVQIPLIILVAMLVGAMWASIAGLLKVYRGVSEVISTIMLNFLATTLIGYLLVDGRLAVLDKESGVVSTEPLPESSHFFTIPAGPGLDPIWGFIVVAALAGLGYWFLLARTRFGFDLRAVGRSESAARASGVDVKRMIITSMVLSGAVAGLVGMPTVLNDTHQFTADFPTGVGFTGIAIALLGRNNPVGIALAAALWTFLERGAGKLEFEGYDKEIVGVMQGVIVLCVVIAYELVRRFALKRQQQRVGAELAAQAKKKEVAA, encoded by the coding sequence CTGCGCAGGATCGACAAGGAGCGCGTGGTCCTGGCGATCGCGGCGCCGCTGCTGGCCCTGGTCGCGGCGTTCCTGCTGACCGCACTGGTGCTGGCGGCGACCGGCAAGGAGCCGTTCAACGCGTTCAGCATCATGTTCGAGTACGGCTCCAAGTCCGACAGCCAGGTCTACATCCTCAACAAGGGCACGGGGTACTTCCTCGCGGGCCTCGCGGTGGCCGTCGGCTTCCGGATGAACCTGTTCAACATCGGCGTGGACGGCCAGTACCGGCTCGCCGCGTTCCTCGCGGCCGTCGTCGGCGGCGCCCTGTCGCTGCCCGGGTTCGTCCAGATCCCGCTGATCATCCTCGTCGCGATGCTGGTCGGCGCGATGTGGGCCTCCATCGCCGGCCTGCTCAAGGTCTACCGCGGCGTCAGCGAGGTGATCAGCACGATCATGCTGAACTTCCTGGCGACCACGCTGATCGGCTACCTGCTGGTCGACGGCCGCCTCGCGGTCCTCGACAAGGAGTCCGGCGTCGTCTCCACCGAGCCGCTGCCGGAGTCCAGCCACTTCTTCACCATCCCGGCGGGCCCCGGCCTCGACCCGATCTGGGGCTTCATCGTCGTGGCGGCCCTGGCGGGCCTGGGCTACTGGTTCCTGCTGGCCCGTACCCGCTTCGGCTTCGACCTGCGCGCGGTGGGCCGCTCCGAGTCCGCCGCCCGCGCCAGCGGCGTCGACGTCAAGCGCATGATCATCACCAGCATGGTGCTCTCCGGCGCGGTGGCCGGCCTGGTCGGCATGCCGACCGTGCTGAACGACACCCACCAGTTCACCGCCGACTTCCCCACCGGCGTCGGCTTCACCGGCATCGCCATCGCGCTGCTCGGCCGCAACAACCCCGTCGGCATCGCGCTGGCCGCCGCGCTGTGGACCTTCCTGGAGCGCGGCGCGGGCAAGCTCGAGTTCGAGGGCTACGACAAGGAGATCGTCGGCGTGATGCAGGGCGTGATCGTCCTGTGCGTCGTCATCGCCTACGAACTGGTGCGCCGCTTCGCGCTCAAGCGCCAGCAGCAGCGCGTCGGCGCGGAACTCGCCGCCCAGGCCAAGAAGAAGGAGGTGGCAGCATGA
- a CDS encoding ABC transporter ATP-binding protein, whose protein sequence is MKAAKPVPGEPPADVSGDVAVELHGITKRFPGVVANHDINLTVRRGTVHALCGENGAGKSTLMKILYGMQRPDEGTIAIDGTQVELHSPADAIARGVGMVHQHFMLADNLTVLENVVLGAEKLYGIGSGARAKIKELSDAYGLGVRPDALVEDLGVADRQRVEILKVLYRGARTLILDEPTAVLVPQEVDALFDNLRELKSEGLTVIFISHKLGEVLSVADDITVIRRGTTVASVVPAETTPKQLAELMVGSELPSPEARESTVTDVPMLTVDGLHLMAQDVDGVERAVLDRISFTIHKGEVLGIAGVEGNGQAELVEAIMGMRDADHGTVTLDGADISHAPTRKRREDGIGYIPEDRHRHGLLLEAPLWENRILGHVTEKPNSKGGLLDPAAARRDTERIVRDYDVRTPGIEVTAASLSGGNQQKLIFGREMSHQPKLLIAAHPTRGVDVGAQAQIWDQIREARHEGLAVLLISADLDELIGLSDTLRVMYRGRLVADADPATITPEELGSAMTGAASGHLEHHETPTDEGQGAGGEDR, encoded by the coding sequence ATCAAAGCCGCCAAGCCCGTCCCGGGCGAGCCACCTGCCGACGTCTCGGGAGACGTCGCCGTAGAGCTCCACGGAATCACCAAGCGGTTCCCCGGAGTCGTCGCCAACCACGACATCAACCTCACCGTGCGCCGCGGGACCGTCCACGCCCTCTGCGGCGAGAACGGCGCGGGCAAGTCGACCCTGATGAAGATCCTCTACGGGATGCAGCGTCCCGACGAGGGCACCATCGCGATCGACGGCACCCAGGTGGAGCTGCACTCCCCGGCGGACGCCATCGCCCGCGGCGTCGGCATGGTGCACCAGCACTTCATGCTGGCCGACAACCTCACCGTGCTGGAGAACGTCGTCCTCGGCGCGGAGAAGCTGTACGGCATCGGGTCCGGCGCCCGCGCCAAGATCAAGGAGCTCTCCGACGCGTACGGCCTCGGGGTGCGCCCCGACGCCCTCGTGGAGGACCTCGGCGTCGCCGACCGGCAGCGCGTGGAGATCCTCAAGGTCCTCTACCGCGGCGCCCGCACCCTGATCCTCGACGAGCCGACCGCCGTGCTCGTCCCGCAGGAGGTCGACGCGCTCTTCGACAACCTGCGCGAGCTGAAGTCCGAGGGCCTGACCGTCATCTTCATCTCCCACAAGCTGGGCGAGGTGCTGTCGGTCGCCGACGACATCACCGTCATCCGGCGCGGCACCACCGTGGCGTCGGTCGTCCCCGCCGAGACCACCCCCAAGCAGCTCGCCGAGCTGATGGTCGGCAGCGAGCTGCCCTCGCCGGAGGCCCGCGAGTCCACCGTCACCGACGTCCCCATGCTCACCGTCGACGGGCTGCACCTGATGGCGCAGGACGTGGACGGGGTGGAGCGCGCGGTCCTGGACCGGATCAGCTTCACCATCCACAAGGGCGAGGTGCTGGGCATCGCCGGCGTCGAGGGCAACGGCCAGGCCGAGCTCGTCGAGGCCATCATGGGCATGCGCGACGCCGACCACGGCACCGTCACCCTCGACGGCGCCGACATCAGCCACGCGCCCACCCGCAAGCGGCGGGAGGACGGCATCGGGTACATCCCCGAGGACCGCCACCGGCACGGCCTGCTGCTGGAGGCCCCGCTGTGGGAGAACCGCATCCTGGGGCACGTCACCGAGAAGCCCAACAGCAAGGGCGGCCTGCTGGACCCGGCCGCCGCCCGGCGCGACACCGAGCGGATCGTGCGCGACTACGACGTCCGTACGCCCGGCATCGAGGTCACCGCGGCCTCGCTGTCCGGTGGCAACCAGCAGAAGCTGATCTTCGGCCGGGAGATGAGCCACCAGCCCAAGCTGCTGATCGCCGCCCACCCGACCCGCGGCGTGGACGTCGGCGCGCAGGCCCAGATCTGGGACCAGATCCGCGAGGCCCGCCACGAGGGACTCGCCGTCCTGCTCATCTCCGCGGACCTGGACGAGCTGATCGGCCTGTCCGACACCCTGCGCGTGATGTACCGCGGCCGGCTCGTCGCCGACGCCGACCCCGCCACGATCACCCCGGAGGAGCTGGGCTCGGCCATGACCGGCGCCGCGTCCGGCCATCTGGAGCACCACGAGACCCCCACCGACGAAGGTCAGGGCGCCGGGGGAGAGGACCGATGA
- a CDS encoding BMP family protein: MRRVSTITVAGIATATLAFSLTACGSSSEEGGKDKGIGLAYDVGGRGDHSFNDSAAKGFDKAKKEFKVAGKDLTAKETDTDADRYQKLKDLAAAGYNPVIAVGFKYNAAVTKISKEDAFKDTDFAIIDSVVDAPNVTSLVFTENESSYLAGVAAALKSKTDKVGFIGGDSSAPLLKKFAGGFAQGVKDTKPKATVDVQWVAPNASGFGQPDRGKDIADGMLSNNIDVIYSAAGGSGAGAIEATGKKKGTWSIGVDSDQYLDPSLSAYKHSILTSAVKNVDVAVYDFIKSVLKDKKPLEGAQRFSLKTDGVGLSYSGGFLDDIKPKLEDAKKKIIDGKIKVVDTYKG; encoded by the coding sequence GTGCGCCGGGTATCCACGATCACCGTCGCGGGCATCGCCACCGCGACTCTCGCTTTCTCGCTCACCGCCTGTGGCAGCAGCTCCGAAGAGGGCGGCAAGGACAAGGGCATCGGCCTCGCCTATGACGTCGGCGGCCGCGGCGACCACTCGTTCAACGACTCCGCCGCCAAGGGCTTCGACAAGGCCAAGAAGGAATTCAAGGTCGCGGGCAAGGACCTCACGGCCAAGGAGACCGACACCGACGCCGACCGCTACCAGAAGCTCAAGGACCTGGCGGCGGCCGGTTACAACCCGGTGATCGCCGTCGGGTTCAAGTACAACGCCGCGGTGACCAAGATCTCCAAGGAAGACGCGTTCAAGGACACCGACTTCGCGATCATCGACTCCGTCGTCGATGCCCCGAACGTCACCAGCCTGGTCTTCACCGAGAACGAGAGCTCGTACCTGGCGGGTGTCGCCGCCGCGCTGAAGTCCAAGACCGACAAGGTCGGCTTCATCGGCGGTGACTCCAGCGCGCCGCTGCTGAAGAAGTTCGCCGGCGGCTTCGCGCAGGGCGTCAAGGACACCAAGCCCAAGGCGACCGTGGACGTCCAGTGGGTCGCACCGAACGCGTCCGGCTTCGGCCAGCCCGACCGCGGCAAGGACATCGCCGACGGCATGCTCTCCAACAACATCGACGTGATCTACTCGGCGGCCGGCGGCTCCGGCGCCGGCGCCATCGAGGCGACCGGCAAGAAGAAGGGCACCTGGTCCATCGGCGTCGACAGCGACCAGTACCTGGACCCGAGCCTGTCCGCCTACAAGCACTCGATCCTCACCTCGGCCGTGAAGAACGTCGACGTCGCCGTCTACGACTTCATCAAGAGCGTCCTCAAGGACAAGAAGCCGCTCGAGGGCGCCCAGCGGTTCTCGCTGAAGACCGACGGCGTGGGCCTGTCCTACTCCGGCGGCTTCCTCGACGACATCAAGCCGAAGCTGGAAGACGCCAAGAAGAAGATCATCGACGGCAAGATCAAGGTGGTCGACACCTACAAGGGCTGA